Proteins from a genomic interval of Drosophila willistoni isolate 14030-0811.24 chromosome 2L unlocalized genomic scaffold, UCI_dwil_1.1 Seg139, whole genome shotgun sequence:
- the LOC6638479 gene encoding uncharacterized protein LOC6638479 has protein sequence MAIPGEPEDGQLKVVRERRKCEFRKMIGDYIDTVVRIVITISLADLLQRVFLSAYEYIWNPRFYLPDERFWTILRRTHTYSNKHVYLMLAFGCLGLARFGVTGNLKPILPSAMYLACMPLYWLFNDLGESTLSYANWVRDTHGLDYASGMASSYFHGYLNLALPDRSDDGLQHRMRRYEDSHNVTFGVHRLIILIPDEMWVGGRINSDLLEPAQPLETININRAGVKGRPYKIAVYRLNRKINGKYYYFALEGATPMLSFFESIQSNLSATWYMRELKREIWLKFSAHLKNLLTTWPETRGKVELLMYNSLDDNGNAIDVGELVIAQMEKWNKTKKVQ, from the exons ATGGCAATCCCTGGTGAACCAGAAGACGGGCAGTTAAAAGTTGTgagagaaagaagaaaatgtgAATTTCGAAAAATGATTGGCGATTATATCG ACACTGTCGTCCGCATTGTAATTACAATTTCACTGGCCGATCTACTGCAGCGGGTTTTCTTATCTGCCTATGAATATATATGGAATCCCAGATTTTATTTGCCGGATGAACGCTTCTGGACCATTTTGCGACGTACTCACACCTACAGCAACAAGCATGTGTACTTAATGCTAGCCTTCGGATGTCTGGGTCTGGCGCGTTTTGGCGTTACAGGCAATCTGAAACCCATTCTGCCATCAGCCATGTATCTGGCCTGCATGCCGCTTTATTGGCTATTCAATGATCTTGGAGAGAGTACCTTGTCTTATGCCAATTGGGTAAGAGATACCCATGGTTTAGATTATGCATCTGGGATGGCATCAAGTTATTTCCATGGCTATTTAAATCTTGCTTTGCCCGATCGCAGCGATGATGGACTGCAACATAGAATGCGGCGATATGAG GACTCTCACAATGTGACATTTGGTGTGCATCGACTAATAATACTCATACCCGATGAAATGTGGGTGGGCGGCAGAATCAATAGTGATTTGCTAGAACCAGCTCAGCCCTTGGAGACAATCAATATTAATCGAGCAGGTGTAAAAGGTCGACCCTATAAAATTGCAGTTTATAGGCTAAACAGAAAGATAAACGGGAAATATTATTACTTTGCTTTGGAGGGAGCAACACCAATGTTATCTTTCTTTGAGTCGATTCAATCGAATTTATCAGCCACATGGTATATGCGGGAATTGAAACGTGAAATTTGGCTAAAATTTTCAGCACACTTGAAGAATCTACTCACCACCTGGCCAGAGACTCGTGGGAAGGTGGAGCTTCTAATGTACAATT CTTTGGATGATAATGGCAATGCCATTGATGTGGGTGAACTTGTCATTGCACAAATGGAAAAGTGGAATAAGACTAAGAAAGTGCAGTAA
- the LOC6638478 gene encoding origin recognition complex subunit 6 — protein sequence MTTLIEQLITKMGLRDEPNVLEKTTELVRLLELRSSNVPLQINEYGKIVICADLASCLLAIGFDKEQALKLSGLRKSHYQNTKRTLEKLLDLNKLVSVNDICVQLNLNEVSRKAGELMTLFKAVVASENSEIDTDHPQYAAIAVFHACRLMKHKVSKTKLMPFSNLRPTQWQQLELQWERMITKHYKEVKDIGNSANNLEDKLKQSQQDNILRTQTSKKSEPETEDYDKWKSRMLAMAQAKLKELEATAPEATI from the exons ATGACCACCTTAATTGAACAACTAATCACAAAAATGGGTCTTAGAGACGAGCCAAATGTCCTGGA AAAGACCACGGAGCTAGTGCGTCTGCTTGAGTTGCGGTCCTCAAATGTCCCTTTGCAAATTAACGAATACGGGAAAATAGTCATATGCGCCGACTTGGCATCTTGCCTTCTGGCCATAGGATTCGATAAGGAGCAGGCCTTGAAATTGTCGGGTCTGCGTAAGAGTCACTACCAAAACACCAAACGGACATTGGAAAAACTTCTAGATCTCAATAAATTAGTCAGTGTCAATGATATTTGTGTTCAACTCAATCTCAACGAGGTTTCACGCAAGGCCGGTGAATTAATGACTCTCTTCAAAGCCGTAGTTGCATCTGAGAATTCGGAAATTGATACGGATCATCCTCAATATGCGGCTATAGCTGTATTCCATGCCTGCCGCCTAATGAAACATAAAGTTTCCAAGACCAAACTTATGCCATTTAGTAATCTGCGTCCCACACAATGGCAACAATTGGAATTGCAATGGGAACGCATGATTACCAAACACTACAAGGAGGTCAAGGATATAGGAAACAGTGCCAATAATTTAGAAGATAAACTAAaacagagccaacaagataacATATTAAGAACACAAACCTCAAAGAAGTCTGAACCCGAAACAGAGGACTATGATAAATGGAAATCTCGCATGTTGGCCATGGCTCAAGCCAAGCTAAAAGAATTGGAAGCCACTGCTCCTGAGGCAACGATTTAA
- the LOC6638477 gene encoding proteasome subunit alpha type-3, which yields MSTIGTGYDLSASQFSPDGRVFQIDYASKAVEKWGTVIGLRGKNGVVLAVEKIITSSLHEPDAGGRIFTIERNIGMAVAGLMADANYIADIARQEAANFRQQFEKPIPLKHLCDRVSGYIHAYTLYSAVRPFGISVLLASWDETDGPQLYKIEPSGSSFGYYACASGKAKQQAKTEMEKFKFAEMDTETLVKRAGEIIYRVHDELKDKNFRFEMGLVAQETQGTHCINHELYTLSARNAGESAKDDDDGSDNEGPQ from the exons ATGAGTACAATTGGCACAGGT TACGATTTGTCCGCTTCACAATTCTCGCCGGACGGACGAGTGTTTCAAATTGACTATGCTTCGAAGGCTGTGGAAAAATGGGGCACAGTGATCGGTTTGCGAGGCAAGAACGGTGTTGTCCTGGCCGTTGAGAAGATCATCACCAGCAGTTTGCATGAACCGGATGCCGGCGGACGCATTTTTACCATTGAGCGGAACATTGGCATGGCTGTTGCCGGACTTATGGCTGATGCCAACTACATTGCTGATATTGCTCGCCAGGAAGCGGCCAATTTCCGTCAGCAGTTTGAGAAGCCCATTCCCTTGAAGCATTTGTGTGATCGGGTTTCCGGttatatacatgcatacacattATACAGTGCCGTGCGTCCGTTTGGTATTTCCGTACTTTTGGCTTCGTGGGACGAAACAGATGGACCACAGCTGTATAAGATTGAGCCGTCCGGGTCGTCGTTTGGCTACTATGCTTGTGCCAGTGGCAAGGCGAAGCAGCAGGCCAAGACAGAAAtggaaaaattcaaattcgcCGAAATGGACACAGAGACACTGGTTAAGAGAGCCGGTGAAAT TATTTACCGTGTTCACGATGAGCTCAAGGATAAGAACTTCCGGTTTGAAATGGGCCTGGTGGCGCAGGAAACGCAAGGAACTCACTGCATTAATCATGAATTGTATACCTTGTCGGCTAGGAACGCTGGCGAAAGTGCaaaggatgatgatgatggcagCGACAATGAGGGACcacaataa
- the LOC6638393 gene encoding transducin beta-like protein 3, with product MAMLANLCEKSYAAEARYVNFYAGGDIAWSSDGQHLYCLNGGVVNQVDVETSQILQSFGISSGQNDQKPTSLSDIEEEEDTIYCFAVSHDHLVTAHRSGLLRLWQISPKKMVKLWKSQHKGPVVKLEFSPCGKIVCSSGGADATLRLWDHTNNSCLCALKDYPGPAMLLRFHPNVLRREIYAVGSDNMIYGWNFESKKLIHKMRGHLSQVTGLTFRSGQQDCNDLVTVSRDKVIIAWQLMAEDDQLDAKQMKVLPLYDELEGVVYVKEGTKLLVASGSGKLQEIDRTSWKIKEVLAQTDFQINHLLYCTELNQLALATTEQNILFYDPDSMEPIKHLVGHNDEILDMCFLGDNDRYLAVATNSKHFKLYDTERQMNCKLIVGHTDTVMSLASSHNLLVSVGKDYSIRLWKLQHEHECSLEEVMKQTNCHTSTIGCVAMTHNGATGFATVCQDGSMKVWQLLRDKKDVKSYSFQLLYAALAHDKEVNSVSYALNNKILATASQDKTAKLWSSEKNSVMGVLRGHSRGVWSVRFSPVDQIVLTSSADCSLRLWSISNFACLKRFDQECSILRAEFLDHGKFIISAASDGLLKLWNIKTNASIQSLDEHTDRVWSLAVSERSNRFFFTGGADSKLIRFSDVTQITRNEALDQRQSILEQEQTLLSLLHAQKNLKKAFVLALTLDKPKASYDIIKNFVRERNETAMVELVDQLNVDQRVALLKHVKAWSTNSRHSQVAQLILKHLLGDALMDSKFRFYDNANMVEVLTPYVQRHFKRITEMKKELAFLEFIVKCM from the exons ATGGCCATGTTGGCCAATCTATGTGAGAAAAG ctatGCGGCTGAGGCGCGGTATGTAAATTTCTATGCTGGTGGCGATATAGCCTGGAGTTCAGATGGTCAACATTTATATTGCTTGAATGGAGGCGTGGTCAATCAAGTGGATGTGGAAACCTCACAGATATTGCAAAGTTTCGGCATCAGTTCTGGCCAGAATGACCAGAAGCCAACATCTTTGAGTGACATAGAAGAGGAGGAGGACACAATCTACTGCTTTGCCGTATCCCATGATCATTTGGTAACTGCCCATCGTAGTGGCTTGCTTCGTCTGTGGCAGATTAGTCCCAAGAAAATGGTAAAATTGTGGAAATCCCAACACAAAGGTCCGGTGGTCAAATTGGAATTCAGTCCTTGTGGCAAAATAGTCTGCTCCAGCGGTGGAGCCGATGCCACTCTGCGGCTTTGGGATCACACGAATAACAGTTGCCTATGCGCCTTAAAGGATTATCCAGGACCTGCCATGTTATTGAGATTTCATCCCAATGTCTTGAGGCGAGAGATTTATGCTGTTGGATCGGATAATATGATTTATGGCTGGAATTTCGAGTCTAAGAAACTGATACACAAAATGCGTGGTCATTTATCTCAAGTCACGGGTTTGACATTCCGAAGTGGCCAACAGGATTGTAATGACTTGGTCACCGTGAGCAGAGATAAGGTTATAATTGCCTGGCAACTGATGGCAGAAGACGACCAATTGGATGCCAAGCAAATGAAGGTATTGCCCCTGTATGATGAACTTGAGGGTGTTGTCTATGTCAAAGAAGGCACCAAATTGCTAGTGGCCAGTGGTTCGGGTAAACTCCAAGAGATTGATCGCACCAGCTGGAAGATCAAGGAAGTTCTAGCTCAAACAGATTTTCAAATCAATCATCTTTTATATTGCACGGAGTTGAATCAATTGGCTTTGGCTACCACCGAGCAGAATATATTGTTCTATGATCCTGACAGCATGGAGCCCATCAAACATTTGGTGGGACATAATGATGAAATTCTCGACATGTGCTTTCTGGGTGATAACGATCGTTATTTGGCCGTGGCCACTAATAGCAAGCACTTTAAACTCTACGATACGGAGCGGCAAATGAATTGTAAACTAATTGTGGGCCACACGGATACCGTAATGTCCTTGGCTTCGTCTCACAATCTGCTTGTGTCGGTGGGCAAGGATTATAGCATTCGGTTGTGGAAACTTCAGCATGAGCATGAATGCTCTTTGGAGGAAGTaatgaaacaaacaaattgtcATACCTCGACCATTGGTTGTGTGGCCATGACCCATAATGGAGCCACAGGATTTGCCACCGTTTGTCAAGATGGCTCTATGAAGGTCTGGCAACTACTTAGGGATAAAAAGGATGTGAAATCTTATAGCTTTCAATTGCTATACGCTGCCTTGGCCCACGATAAGGAGGTGAATTCCGTGTCCTACGCCTTGAATAACAAAATTTTGGCCACAGCTTCACAGGATAAGACTGCAAAATTGTGGTCATCTGAAAAGAATTCTGTAATGGGTGTCCTACGGGGTCATTCTCGAGGCGTTTGGAGTGTACGTTTCTCTCCGGTTGATCAAATTGTCTTGACATCGTCGGCGGATTGCTCTCTCAGATTGTGGTCGATTAGTAATTTCGCTTGCCTCAAGCGTTTCGATCAGGAATGTTCTATATTGAGAGCTGAGTTCCTGGATCATGGTAAATTCATTATATCGGCCGCTTCTGATGGTCTCTTGAAACTGTGGAACATCAAGACAAATGCCTCTATACAATCTCTGGACGAGCACACTGATCGTGTGTGGTCTCTGGCTGTCTCAGAGCGAAGTAATCGATTTTTCTTCACCGGCGGAGCAGATTCCAAACTGATACGTTTCAGTGATGTAACACAAATCACCAGAAATGAAGCCCTAGATCAACGTCAATCCATCTTAGAACAAGAGCAAACACTTCTATCCTTACTTCATGCCCAAAAGAATTTAAAGAAAGCCTTTGTCTTGGCTTTAACTTTGGATAAACCCAAAGCTTCATATGACATCATTAAGAACTTTGTCCGTGAACGGAACGAGACGGCCATGGTGGAATTGGTGGATCAACTAAATGTGGATCAACGTGTGGCCCTGCTTAAGCACGTCAAGGCTTGGAGCACTAATTCACGGCACTCTCAGGTGGCCCAACTAATTCTCAAACATTTGCTGGGCGATGCTTTGATGGATTCCAAATTCCGTTTCTACGATAATGCAAATATGGTTGAAGTTCTTACGCCCTATGTCCAAAGGCATTTCAAGAGGATAACTGAAATGAAAAAGGAATTGGCATTCCTTGAGTTTATAGTGAAATGTATGTAG